The following coding sequences lie in one Campylobacter sp. RM16189 genomic window:
- a CDS encoding YcfL family protein, translating to MKKISILLIVMFVFLGCGSKTQNIFLQSYGGTSLIQADGISENVIRNVRNRVNNNGLLEAEIVFFSPKSQNIFYKLTWFDQNGFVLRDSLTDDYKTLYLNKNREIIVKYLASNKDAKTFKIYITNKGTK from the coding sequence ATGAAGAAAATTTCAATACTTTTAATCGTGATGTTTGTCTTTTTAGGCTGCGGATCGAAAACTCAAAATATATTTTTACAATCATATGGCGGAACAAGCTTGATCCAAGCGGATGGTATCTCGGAAAATGTTATAAGAAACGTAAGAAATAGGGTTAATAACAATGGATTGTTAGAAGCGGAAATAGTGTTTTTTAGCCCCAAATCGCAAAATATTTTTTATAAACTCACTTGGTTTGATCAGAATGGCTTTGTATTAAGAGATTCTTTGACGGATGATTATAAAACTCTTTATTTAAATAAAAATAGAGAGATTATCGTCAAATATCTTGCTTCAAATAAAGATGCAAAAACTTTTAAAATTTATATTACCAATAAGGGGACAAAATGA
- a CDS encoding LPP20 family lipoprotein produces the protein MLNKIFMILTLFGLVLNVQAEIVSKTVTKTEIGEGSGITREEAINNAIIEAIGKMNGVSINSIKNSQTFAISDNSGSKITDSYSEQINKATKGRADSYEVLSVDQDMQDRYFATVEIKKTTTTKKYKVPGLSADSRRSVVVFDKSSIEYESIGNLIHKRITAKLLESRKFNLLDRQNEGYYELEKSFIRDGDAHKDEKYKLGRALATDYILLFEIRGMDATTKTSNLTGKVSNAIETVIDYEVLLFATRQIKFSNTLGFKTSQKEKGLIAENAVIDEIATNIAKDIVNAIYPLKVADASASEVVFTQKLSVGEVYECFSLGKALKDAYTKETTGRVEKRVGSVEVSRVTPKISYATIKDGKISIGDICRPFSNDSIGLDQGRESNYELNQGGGVKLGF, from the coding sequence ATGTTGAATAAAATCTTTATGATTTTGACTCTTTTTGGTCTTGTGTTAAATGTGCAGGCGGAAATTGTAAGTAAAACAGTTACTAAAACGGAGATTGGAGAAGGCTCCGGAATAACTCGCGAAGAAGCTATAAATAACGCCATTATTGAGGCTATAGGCAAAATGAATGGAGTTAGTATAAACTCTATAAAAAATTCTCAAACATTCGCTATAAGCGATAATAGCGGCAGTAAAATAACAGACTCATACAGCGAACAAATAAACAAAGCCACCAAGGGTAGAGCCGATTCTTATGAAGTTTTAAGTGTTGATCAAGATATGCAAGACAGATATTTTGCAACCGTAGAAATTAAAAAAACTACAACTACAAAAAAATATAAGGTTCCCGGGCTAAGCGCTGATAGTCGTAGAAGTGTGGTCGTTTTTGATAAATCTTCCATAGAATATGAAAGCATTGGAAATTTAATCCATAAAAGAATAACCGCTAAATTGCTGGAAAGTCGTAAATTTAATTTGCTTGATAGGCAAAATGAGGGTTATTATGAGCTGGAAAAGAGTTTCATAAGAGATGGAGATGCACACAAAGATGAGAAGTATAAACTAGGACGAGCCCTTGCGACAGATTATATCTTGCTCTTTGAAATAAGAGGTATGGACGCTACGACAAAAACTAGCAATCTAACAGGCAAGGTTAGCAATGCTATAGAGACTGTGATTGATTATGAGGTGCTGTTATTTGCTACACGCCAAATCAAATTTTCAAACACTCTCGGTTTTAAAACTAGCCAAAAAGAAAAGGGTTTGATAGCTGAAAATGCTGTCATAGATGAGATAGCGACAAATATTGCAAAAGATATAGTAAACGCTATATATCCATTAAAAGTTGCGGATGCAAGCGCATCTGAAGTTGTTTTTACACAAAAGCTATCTGTAGGTGAAGTTTATGAGTGTTTCTCTCTTGGTAAAGCATTAAAAGATGCCTATACCAAAGAGACTACGGGCAGGGTTGAGAAACGTGTGGGTAGCGTTGAGGTATCCAGAGTGACGCCAAAAATCTCTTATGCTACGATAAAAGATGGAAAAATTTCTATAGGAGATATTTGTAGACCTTTTTCAAATGACAGCATCGGGCTTGATCAAGGAAGAGAAAGTAACTATGAGCTTAATCAAGGCGGAGGAGTTAAACTTGGTTTTTAA
- a CDS encoding DUF6844 domain-containing protein: MNKKLFLCALALISTMYANEAEQDISQADVDSQNNISQYTGQKDFKTVEDFFDEFANENNINYGETLNGRTFYISKAAAIAKETDADFAKALQNAYEKAILNLQGEFVKDVYGRISVEKINSYNQDNSTNAQVFEPTQKGGIISQIFDKIGQLAGASLDKALMDLGINPEGLTEEKKKVLFKEKFVSKQITTALGRMSGLVPVKTFVSRTGSGNYEVGVIGVVSDKTRQIARDMQFRRKPNIKGNGKNIKELLPDNDKGYLNEYGMRLVYNEKGEPVILSYGNWGFLPTSNDSYMLDRMHQMAQDAASQKADAAIIEFINTIISFNREQETGEEVERAIKQTIDLYSGQTQEVESSPKEIVDKVMQSIKSKASGNLRGIRTLKRWSYKDENGIQRVGVVRVYSYSNYENATKSIAPIGQNSKKSSSSKKETRESKTVNSIDDF; this comes from the coding sequence ATGAATAAAAAGTTGTTTTTATGCGCTTTGGCTTTAATCAGCACTATGTATGCTAATGAAGCAGAGCAAGATATATCTCAGGCTGATGTGGATAGTCAAAATAATATATCACAATATACAGGGCAAAAAGACTTTAAAACTGTTGAAGATTTTTTTGATGAATTTGCTAATGAAAACAATATAAATTATGGTGAAACATTAAACGGTAGAACTTTTTACATCAGCAAAGCTGCCGCTATAGCGAAAGAGACAGATGCTGATTTTGCAAAAGCCTTGCAAAATGCTTATGAAAAGGCAATATTAAATCTTCAAGGCGAGTTTGTAAAAGATGTATATGGAAGAATTAGTGTAGAAAAGATAAATTCGTATAATCAAGATAATTCAACAAACGCTCAAGTTTTTGAGCCTACACAAAAAGGCGGTATCATATCTCAAATTTTTGATAAAATAGGACAATTAGCCGGCGCCTCATTAGACAAAGCATTAATGGATTTGGGTATAAATCCTGAAGGCTTAACGGAAGAGAAAAAGAAAGTTTTATTCAAAGAGAAATTTGTGTCAAAGCAGATAACTACAGCCTTGGGAAGAATGTCCGGACTTGTCCCCGTTAAAACATTTGTTTCAAGAACCGGTAGTGGAAATTATGAAGTGGGCGTAATAGGTGTAGTTAGTGATAAAACTAGACAAATTGCTAGAGATATGCAGTTTAGGAGAAAACCTAATATAAAAGGAAATGGTAAAAATATCAAAGAGCTATTACCAGATAATGATAAGGGCTACTTAAACGAATATGGAATGCGCTTAGTTTATAACGAAAAAGGAGAGCCTGTAATATTAAGCTACGGCAACTGGGGCTTTTTACCAACTTCTAATGATTCTTATATGCTTGATAGAATGCATCAAATGGCACAAGATGCAGCATCCCAAAAGGCTGATGCGGCTATTATCGAGTTTATAAATACAATTATATCTTTTAACCGTGAGCAAGAGACAGGGGAGGAAGTCGAAAGAGCTATAAAACAAACTATAGATCTATATTCCGGGCAAACGCAAGAGGTGGAATCAAGTCCTAAAGAGATAGTTGATAAGGTAATGCAATCTATAAAATCTAAGGCAAGCGGTAATCTTAGAGGAATTAGAACTCTTAAGAGATGGTCTTATAAGGATGAAAATGGGATTCAAAGAGTTGGTGTTGTGAGAGTTTATTCTTATTCTAACTATGAGAATGCCACTAAGTCAATAGCTCCTATTGGTCAAAATTCTAAAAAATCAAGCAGTTCAAAAAAAGAAACTAGAGAATCTAAGACGGTCAATAGTATTGACGATTTTTAA
- the lpoB gene encoding penicillin-binding protein activator LpoB, translating to MKSKILTTAVLAAFLITGCATNQPVYTDGKATQVKKGDALTLGLDREDFEVAAETMIQSLLGDPAFVNLQPGVRKVVAMGRVVNDTALRIDTEKLTAKITQAMRRSGKFVLTSAVAAGGALDSMSHDVRELRKDDEFNQKTIAKKGALVAPDFSLAGKIRQDNVKLSNGKTQVEYFFLLRLTDLNSGLVHWEDEKTIDKTGSSKSVTW from the coding sequence ATGAAAAGTAAAATTTTAACAACAGCAGTTTTGGCTGCATTTTTAATAACGGGTTGTGCTACTAATCAGCCAGTTTATACTGACGGTAAGGCTACTCAGGTTAAAAAAGGTGATGCGCTTACATTAGGACTAGATAGAGAGGACTTTGAAGTGGCTGCCGAAACTATGATACAAAGCCTGCTTGGTGATCCTGCATTTGTAAATTTGCAGCCTGGTGTTAGAAAAGTGGTGGCCATGGGTAGAGTCGTAAATGATACAGCACTTAGAATAGATACTGAAAAATTAACAGCCAAGATAACTCAAGCAATGCGCAGAAGCGGTAAATTTGTACTTACATCAGCAGTTGCGGCTGGCGGCGCACTTGATTCTATGAGTCATGATGTTAGAGAGTTGAGAAAAGATGATGAATTTAATCAAAAAACTATTGCCAAAAAAGGCGCTTTAGTGGCTCCTGATTTCTCTTTGGCAGGTAAAATTCGTCAAGATAATGTAAAGCTTAGCAATGGAAAAACACAGGTTGAGTATTTCTTTTTGTTAAGGCTTACAGATCTTAACTCAGGTCTTGTTCACTGGGAAGATGAAAAAACAATAGACAAAACAGGCTCTAGTAAGTCTGTTACATGGTAA